Proteins from a genomic interval of Ralstonia wenshanensis:
- a CDS encoding alpha/beta fold hydrolase yields MTSTILGVIAFALLAPIAFTFFIARRVTKGFPPEGRFIDVGADRVHYTDRGQGPAIVFVHGLCGNLRNFAYLDMDRLARSHRVIVIDRPGAGRSVRGADSPANIYAQARVVAQCIEKLGLDKPVLVGHSLGGAISLAVGLNHPQVIRRLALIAPLTHAESTPPGAFKGLVLPSPLVRRLVSWTLAIPLSIINSRKAIAAVFAPETMPRDFPFKGGGLLGLRPHVFYAASSDLVSAPEDLPDMERRYASMTVPVDVLYGRGDRILNVKRQGEALKQKLDRVNLRIIDGGHMLPVTQPALTTDWVLAVAAAAPARAEALA; encoded by the coding sequence ATGACCAGCACCATTCTTGGCGTCATCGCATTTGCACTCCTGGCGCCTATTGCGTTCACTTTCTTTATCGCGCGCCGCGTCACAAAAGGGTTTCCGCCTGAAGGCAGGTTCATTGATGTCGGGGCAGACCGCGTGCATTACACCGATCGTGGCCAAGGCCCCGCCATCGTGTTCGTGCATGGCTTGTGCGGCAACCTGCGCAACTTTGCGTATCTGGATATGGATCGGCTGGCGCGCTCGCATCGCGTGATCGTGATCGATCGGCCGGGGGCAGGGCGGTCCGTGCGCGGGGCGGATTCGCCTGCCAACATCTACGCGCAGGCGCGCGTGGTCGCGCAGTGCATCGAGAAGCTTGGACTCGACAAGCCCGTGCTGGTGGGGCATTCGCTTGGTGGGGCGATTTCACTGGCGGTGGGGTTGAACCATCCGCAAGTCATTCGCCGGCTTGCGTTGATCGCGCCGCTCACGCATGCAGAAAGCACGCCGCCCGGTGCGTTCAAGGGCCTCGTGTTGCCGTCGCCGCTGGTGCGCAGGCTGGTGTCATGGACGCTTGCGATTCCTCTGTCGATCATCAATTCTCGCAAGGCGATCGCCGCGGTGTTCGCGCCTGAAACCATGCCGAGGGATTTCCCGTTCAAGGGCGGCGGCTTGCTGGGGCTGCGTCCGCACGTGTTCTATGCGGCATCGTCGGATCTCGTTTCTGCGCCGGAAGATCTGCCTGACATGGAACGCCGCTATGCCTCGATGACGGTGCCGGTTGACGTGCTGTACGGTCGCGGTGATCGCATCCTCAACGTCAAACGCCAGGGCGAAGCGCTCAAGCAGAAGCTCGATCGCGTGAACCTGCGCATCATTGATGGCGGCCATATGCTGCCCGTGACGCAGCCGGCGTTGACGACGGATTGGGTGTTGGCGGTTGCCGCTGCGGCGCCTGCGCGTGCTGAGGCGCTTGCCTAA
- a CDS encoding TetR/AcrR family transcriptional regulator, with the protein MEKTLETADAPAKKGRPYGGVAPEARAAERRDALIRAGTRVFGTVGFRKATVRAICQEARLNDRYFYAAFDSTEALLRATYQQHAEDLRAQVSEATAAAEGTLEARIDAGLHAFFAFLRDPCAARVLLLEVMGVSPETDATYQRNLLEFGKQIMANAQLPGTHNDDDAGLRAEQRIIGLALVGALTNVGAAWLLTGYRDPEDKMVRNCRQVVLGTLRAMLGA; encoded by the coding sequence ATGGAGAAAACACTTGAAACGGCCGACGCACCCGCCAAGAAAGGCCGCCCGTATGGCGGTGTGGCGCCAGAAGCACGTGCTGCAGAACGCCGGGATGCGTTAATCCGCGCCGGCACGCGCGTCTTCGGCACGGTGGGTTTTCGGAAGGCCACCGTGCGGGCGATCTGCCAGGAAGCGAGGCTCAATGACCGGTACTTTTACGCCGCATTCGACAGCACCGAAGCGCTGCTGCGCGCGACCTACCAACAACATGCCGAAGACCTGCGCGCGCAGGTGTCAGAAGCCACCGCCGCTGCGGAAGGCACGCTGGAAGCTCGTATCGACGCCGGCCTGCACGCGTTTTTCGCCTTCTTGCGTGACCCTTGCGCGGCGCGCGTGCTGCTGTTGGAAGTAATGGGCGTGAGCCCGGAAACGGACGCGACCTACCAGCGCAACCTGCTGGAGTTCGGCAAGCAAATCATGGCGAATGCCCAACTGCCCGGTACCCACAATGACGACGATGCCGGGCTGCGCGCCGAACAACGCATCATCGGCCTGGCGCTCGTGGGTGCCCTGACCAACGTCGGTGCAGCATGGCTTCTGACAGGCTATCGCGATCCCGAAGACAAGATGGTGCGCAACTGCCGGCAGGTTGTGCTCGGCACGTTGCGCGCCATGCTGGGCGCTTAA
- a CDS encoding flavin-containing monooxygenase — translation MERSASPGAPRNRATAPDTDLDVLIVGAGLSGIGAAYHLRERCPSARFAILEGRETIGGTWDLFRYPGIRSDSDMFTLGYSFRPWHSSKAISDGQTILDYIRDTARVFGIDKSIRFRHKVTGASWDSTAARWTVQAKRSDGAREEPVQFTCKFLYMCSGYYDYEEGYAPTWPEMDTFQGRIVHPQHWPNDLSYAGKRVVVIGSGATAVTLVPAMAGSAQHVTMLQRSPTYIVSRPEQDAVANTLRRWLPSGLAHRLVRTKNVLLTMYFYSLARRKPKAFKDFIIRMAGKQIGPGFDVRKHLTPRYNPWDQRLCLVPDGDLFKTIRAGKASIATDEIARFTPTGLQLKGGEHLDADVVVTATGLKLKVLGGAAISVDGRVVNLAETVSYKGMMYSGVPNLASSFGYTNASWTLKAELIAQYVCRLLNHMQSNGFDTCVPRLDDEAMSREPAVDLTSGYIQRAAGILPKQGDKQPWKSYQNYARDLMMLRFGTLADSAMQFERRAQPIGAAQPA, via the coding sequence ATGGAGCGAAGCGCCAGCCCGGGCGCGCCCCGCAATCGGGCAACCGCACCCGATACAGACCTCGATGTGCTCATCGTCGGCGCGGGCCTCTCGGGCATCGGCGCGGCGTATCACCTGCGCGAGCGCTGCCCGTCGGCACGCTTCGCCATCCTTGAAGGGCGCGAAACCATCGGTGGCACGTGGGATCTGTTCCGCTATCCCGGCATCCGATCCGACTCCGACATGTTCACGCTCGGCTACAGCTTCCGGCCGTGGCATAGCAGCAAAGCCATTTCCGACGGCCAGACGATCCTCGATTACATCCGCGACACCGCACGCGTGTTCGGCATCGACAAATCGATCCGCTTCCGCCACAAGGTGACGGGTGCGAGTTGGGATTCCACCGCCGCGCGCTGGACCGTGCAAGCCAAGCGCAGCGATGGCGCCCGCGAGGAACCGGTGCAGTTCACCTGCAAGTTCCTCTACATGTGCAGCGGCTACTACGACTACGAAGAGGGTTACGCCCCGACGTGGCCTGAGATGGACACGTTCCAGGGCCGAATTGTCCATCCGCAGCATTGGCCGAACGATCTGTCGTATGCCGGCAAGCGTGTGGTGGTGATCGGCAGCGGCGCCACGGCCGTCACGCTTGTGCCCGCGATGGCCGGCAGCGCGCAGCACGTGACGATGCTGCAGCGCTCGCCTACGTACATCGTCTCGCGGCCCGAGCAGGATGCCGTGGCCAACACGTTGCGTCGCTGGTTGCCGTCGGGCCTTGCTCACCGGCTGGTGCGCACGAAGAACGTGCTGCTGACGATGTACTTCTACAGCCTCGCGCGTCGCAAGCCCAAGGCATTCAAAGACTTCATCATCCGCATGGCCGGTAAGCAGATCGGCCCCGGCTTCGACGTGCGCAAACACCTCACCCCGCGCTACAACCCGTGGGACCAGCGTCTGTGCCTCGTGCCGGATGGCGATCTGTTCAAGACGATCCGCGCGGGCAAGGCGTCGATTGCGACCGACGAAATCGCGCGCTTCACGCCGACCGGCCTGCAGCTCAAGGGCGGAGAGCATCTGGATGCCGACGTAGTCGTCACCGCCACGGGGCTCAAGCTGAAGGTGCTGGGCGGGGCCGCCATCAGCGTCGACGGGCGCGTTGTGAACCTGGCAGAGACGGTGTCGTACAAGGGCATGATGTACAGCGGCGTACCGAACCTCGCGTCGTCGTTCGGCTATACGAATGCCTCGTGGACGTTGAAGGCCGAGCTGATTGCGCAGTACGTTTGCAGGCTGCTCAACCACATGCAGTCCAACGGGTTTGATACCTGCGTGCCGCGTCTGGACGACGAAGCCATGAGCCGCGAGCCCGCCGTCGATCTGACGTCCGGCTACATTCAGCGTGCCGCCGGCATCCTGCCCAAGCAGGGCGACAAGCAGCCGTGGAAGTCGTATCAGAACTACGCACGCGATCTGATGATGCTCAGGTTCGGCACACTCGCCGACAGCGCCATGCAGTTTGAACGCCGCGCCCAGCCGATCGGCGCGGCACAGCCCGCTTAA
- a CDS encoding MFS transporter: MPAHTLNASGASTRATDTHRHPAPWRAVLAASVGNALEYYDLLIYGYFAITIGKLFFPTGDAWSSLMLSVGTFGVSFIMRPLGSMVLGSYADRVGRKAALTWSILLMMLGTAMIAFAPTYASIGLWSPAIVIVARLLQGFSAGGEFGSATAFMIEHANGKRMGYNASWQAATQGLATLLAAGLSAWLTYALTTAQVESWGWRVAFLFGLLIGPIGVYIRRHTPETPEFMAMQAEAPAALQERSPLRDTLTQGLPGLLLGAGVVVAVTAFNYVQKVYMPTYAINQLHIATSASLVCTMITGAMLMVMAPAFGLLADRFGSIRVVSIAMVVIALSTYPMFATLVAQPTFWTLLIMQAIVGVLLAAILAPLPALLADIFPTRTRGTGLALSYNLSVTIFGGFSPLIVTWLIGVTHIKTSPSFYVFATTLISLASLWMLRGRARADRT, translated from the coding sequence ATGCCAGCCCACACCCTCAATGCGAGCGGCGCATCCACACGCGCCACCGACACCCATCGACATCCCGCGCCCTGGCGTGCCGTACTGGCAGCCAGCGTTGGCAACGCGCTCGAATACTACGATCTGCTGATCTATGGCTATTTCGCCATCACCATCGGCAAGCTGTTTTTCCCGACGGGCGATGCGTGGAGCTCGCTGATGCTCTCGGTCGGCACGTTTGGCGTGTCGTTCATCATGCGGCCGCTCGGTTCGATGGTGCTTGGCAGCTATGCAGACCGCGTGGGCCGCAAGGCCGCGCTGACGTGGTCGATCCTGCTGATGATGCTGGGCACGGCGATGATCGCGTTTGCACCGACGTATGCGTCGATCGGGCTGTGGTCGCCGGCCATCGTGATCGTGGCGCGCCTGCTGCAGGGCTTTTCGGCCGGCGGAGAATTCGGTTCGGCCACGGCGTTCATGATCGAGCACGCCAACGGCAAGCGCATGGGCTACAACGCGAGCTGGCAGGCCGCCACGCAGGGCCTTGCCACATTGCTGGCGGCAGGCTTGAGCGCATGGCTGACTTATGCGCTGACCACCGCCCAGGTGGAGTCATGGGGCTGGCGCGTGGCGTTTCTGTTCGGCTTGCTGATCGGCCCCATTGGCGTCTACATCCGCCGTCATACGCCGGAAACGCCGGAGTTCATGGCCATGCAGGCGGAAGCGCCAGCTGCGCTGCAGGAGCGCTCGCCGCTGCGCGACACGCTCACGCAGGGTCTGCCCGGACTGCTGCTGGGCGCGGGCGTGGTGGTGGCCGTCACCGCATTCAATTACGTGCAGAAGGTCTACATGCCGACCTATGCCATCAATCAACTCCACATTGCGACCAGTGCGTCGCTGGTCTGCACGATGATCACCGGCGCGATGCTGATGGTGATGGCGCCGGCGTTCGGGTTGCTGGCGGATCGTTTCGGCAGCATCCGCGTGGTGTCGATTGCGATGGTGGTGATTGCGCTGTCGACGTATCCCATGTTCGCCACGCTGGTCGCGCAACCGACGTTCTGGACGCTGCTGATCATGCAGGCGATTGTGGGCGTGCTGTTGGCCGCCATCCTGGCGCCGCTGCCGGCGCTCCTTGCCGACATCTTCCCGACGCGTACGCGCGGCACGGGGCTGGCGCTGAGCTACAACCTCTCGGTAACGATCTTCGGCGGGTTCTCTCCGCTGATCGTTACGTGGCTGATCGGTGTCACACACATCAAGACGTCGCCAAGTTTTTATGTGTTTGCGACCACGCTGATCAGCCTGGCTTCGCTGTGGATGCTGCGCGGGCGCGCTCGTGCGGACCGAACCTGA
- a CDS encoding LysR family transcriptional regulator yields the protein MQIKWLEDFKELAKTRSFSRAAENRNVTHPAFGRRIKALEEWVGTALVERSEHPVTLTAAGRLFLDAAANAVDGLNDARLLLREAQLPVALKIGTGRTLARTFVPGWYETLARQRGVFPLSVTTGGTQEGVLALADGTVDLLIAYASPQADAVLDPRKYDHCTLGRETLVPVSAPDKRGRPRFTLPGSAAAPLPWLAFARGLTLRQMLDSHLAAADRKAHLQPVFQADFYEAVEEMALRGFGMAWLPYRLAKPHLNAGELRPAGDDAWHIHVNIRMMRVRSNQSALLDEVWQLAVDNANNNARTDLA from the coding sequence ATGCAGATCAAATGGCTGGAAGACTTCAAGGAACTGGCCAAGACCCGCAGCTTCAGCCGCGCGGCCGAGAACCGCAACGTCACGCACCCCGCATTCGGCCGACGGATCAAGGCGCTGGAAGAATGGGTGGGCACCGCGCTGGTCGAGCGCAGCGAGCATCCGGTCACGCTCACGGCGGCGGGGCGCTTGTTTCTGGATGCCGCAGCCAATGCCGTCGACGGCCTGAACGATGCGCGCTTGCTGCTGCGCGAGGCGCAATTGCCCGTGGCGCTCAAGATCGGCACAGGGCGTACGCTGGCGCGCACCTTCGTCCCGGGCTGGTATGAAACCCTGGCACGCCAACGCGGCGTGTTTCCGCTCAGCGTGACGACGGGCGGCACGCAGGAAGGCGTCCTGGCTCTTGCCGATGGCACCGTCGATCTGCTCATCGCCTACGCCAGCCCGCAGGCCGATGCGGTGCTCGATCCGCGCAAGTACGACCATTGCACGCTGGGCAGAGAGACGCTCGTGCCGGTGAGTGCGCCTGACAAGCGCGGCCGCCCGCGCTTCACGCTGCCCGGTTCGGCCGCCGCACCGCTGCCATGGCTGGCCTTTGCGCGGGGGCTGACGTTGCGGCAAATGCTTGACAGCCACTTGGCCGCCGCCGACCGCAAGGCGCATCTGCAGCCCGTGTTCCAGGCCGATTTTTACGAGGCCGTGGAAGAGATGGCCCTGCGTGGATTCGGCATGGCGTGGTTGCCGTATCGCCTGGCCAAGCCGCACCTGAACGCGGGTGAACTGCGCCCCGCCGGCGATGACGCCTGGCACATCCACGTCAACATCCGCATGATGCGCGTGCGCAGCAACCAGAGCGCGCTGCTTGACGAGGTATGGCAACTGGCCGTTGACAACGCCAACAACAACGCCCGCACCGACCTCGCCTGA
- a CDS encoding DNA-binding protein has translation MAQRKNGGGRPGITVEDVKRACDALRKQGRPVGPVNIRLELGRGSYSTIIRAMRTLGVASALKGKRESPP, from the coding sequence ATGGCACAACGCAAAAACGGAGGGGGGCGCCCTGGCATTACAGTCGAAGATGTCAAACGCGCCTGCGATGCTTTGCGCAAGCAGGGACGACCCGTCGGGCCAGTGAACATCCGGCTCGAACTCGGACGCGGAAGCTACAGCACAATCATTCGTGCGATGCGGACGCTGGGTGTAGCCTCGGCTCTTAAGGGCAAACGGGAATCGCCTCCTTGA
- a CDS encoding M14 family metallopeptidase — protein MMTLEALRATLPVYPIELHKPDIRRWKAGTHGIDYVHTFDSGMSGRHVMINALTHGNELCGAIAVDALLTAGVRPARGRLTLSFANVEAYERFDINDPDATRFIDEDLNRVWSADKLDGPGNTLELRRARELRPVIDTVDYLLDIHSMHEKAEPLMLTGPHAKGVALGRQVGAPSHLMIDAGHAAGRRLRDYGGFGDAASPKNALLIECGQHFECASRDVALDACARFLVALGTVDPSTVSDWLGIAPALDVRCIRVTDPVVAKSTAFRFADDYRGMETVERAGTVIATDGELQIITPYDNCVLLQPSLRHLAPGVTVVRLGKPEGTA, from the coding sequence ATGATGACCCTGGAGGCGCTGCGCGCCACGCTGCCGGTCTACCCGATCGAGTTGCACAAGCCTGATATCCGCCGTTGGAAAGCCGGCACGCACGGCATTGATTACGTGCATACGTTCGACAGCGGGATGTCTGGCCGGCACGTGATGATCAACGCGCTCACGCATGGCAATGAGCTGTGTGGGGCGATTGCGGTAGATGCGCTGCTGACGGCCGGCGTGCGGCCGGCGCGTGGCCGCCTCACGCTGTCTTTCGCCAATGTGGAGGCGTACGAGCGTTTCGATATCAACGATCCGGATGCCACGCGCTTCATCGACGAAGACCTGAACCGCGTGTGGTCTGCCGACAAGCTCGACGGCCCCGGCAACACGCTGGAACTGCGTCGCGCGCGTGAGTTGCGCCCGGTGATCGACACGGTCGACTACCTGCTCGATATTCACTCGATGCACGAAAAGGCCGAACCGCTGATGCTGACTGGTCCGCATGCGAAAGGCGTCGCGTTGGGCCGGCAGGTCGGCGCGCCTTCGCACCTGATGATCGATGCCGGCCATGCTGCGGGCCGACGCCTGCGCGATTACGGCGGCTTTGGGGATGCCGCCAGCCCGAAGAACGCGCTGCTGATCGAATGCGGCCAGCACTTTGAATGCGCGAGCCGCGATGTGGCACTGGACGCGTGCGCGCGTTTCCTGGTAGCGCTCGGCACCGTCGACCCATCGACGGTATCGGATTGGCTGGGGATTGCGCCCGCGCTGGATGTGCGATGTATTCGAGTGACGGATCCGGTGGTCGCCAAATCCACGGCCTTCCGTTTTGCGGACGACTATCGCGGTATGGAAACCGTTGAGCGCGCGGGCACCGTCATCGCCACCGATGGAGAACTGCAGATCATCACGCCGTACGATAACTGCGTGCTGCTGCAGCCGTCGCTGCGGCATCTGGCGCCCGGCGTCACCGTGGTCCGGCTGGGCAAGCCGGAAGGCACGGCTTAA